The region GTTGAGGAAGATCAGATGCAACCTTCGGTATGTATGTTTTAATCATGCGGCAGTAGAGCAAACCACAGATCTGCGTGCAGGTGATCGAGTAACAACGTCGTGTTATGTTCCTCCTCAGGAAGGAGACGAAGAAGACTCAGACGAAGCAGCTGACAAACTGTTAGCGTCTCACCCCGACGCCGACACAACCATCATCTTCACGACAGGAGAAGGTTGGTTTGGCTCCTTCTTTAATTAGGTTTTCTTACATCTTATAACTCATactttataatgtttttttttttaattctatttatttgttttcctactAAATTTAGAGTTTCCTGCCAATGAGATTGTGAGGTTCCTGGTGGGTTTCACCAACAAGGGAAGTCAGGATTTCACCGTCCAGTCGTTGGAGGCCTCCTTCCGTTACCCCCAAGACTTCCAGTTCTACATTCAGAATGTAAGTACACCAGCAAACATCGCTCCACCTTTTCACTTTGTGTGGAGATGGAGGCATagcaaaataataacaaaaatacagtcgtgtgttgatttgttttcactttgagaTGATCGAAAAGCACTCTATACCTCCTGTACATGTctcaaagtaaagaaaatgtttttgggaTATAGTAGTATACTACTATGTTAAAATAtaactaaaaacataaaaacaaacattgcatttttgtgtatgtgtctacTGTAAGTGTACGAGTATGTTTGTATTGCAGAAGAACCAGACAGGACCAAGTTTTTGCTTTCTGTCCTGCCAAATAAATACTTTTGCCATGTTGTAGTTTGATAgctctgtgttttaatgatgtGTGTCTTGTGTAGTtcacagctctgcctctgaACACTGTAGTGCAGCCTCAGGCGCAGGCCTCCTTCGAGTACTCCTTCATCCCAGCTCAGCCCATGGCAGGTCGCCCGTTCGGTCTTGTTATCCTCCTCAACTATCTTGACACTGAGGTATACAAaggtttttcattatttataaaaGTATATTTGTGGTGGTCGGTGCTTGAGGTCCGTTCACATCGACTTCATAGAGAATGTAGTTGAGTTGTGAAAATGAATACCCGGTGAAGCTATTGTCAGCAAAGCAGTTTGTCTTTATAGTCATGTAACAGCtgtattttgtccatttttgtGTAATTGGGACTACTGATGATGTGATAAATGCTGAGAAGTATTGACGTTATCATTTTTAAAGAGCTGACTAAGTTTTCCAATTTTTCTTCAGGGCGGGGTGTTCCAGACCGCCATCTACAACCAGACTGTCACCATCACTGAGCGAGAAGAGGGACTGGACGGAGAAACGTGAGGCTTTCTTCCACTTTGTTTGTGTTATCACGTACATACCTACAAATTCAAATGTAGATAAAGCTATTGCTCTTTTATATCATTTCACTGCAAAAATGGAAGGAAGGCCACAAGCAACAATGTAGCACCAAAATGACGTATGGATGTATTTTTGTGAATAATGTGTAAATCTTGCCCACTTATTTCTTATTTGCCATGTCCCTTAACGCTACATCCAGCTCTGCGAGGCCTCATAATACCAGCTTTCCCAGACGGTTGCAGCACATGTAGGAACCTGTAAAAGGAGGTGTGAAATTGGTACAAAGACATTGGTTGTCAGAATTGTGCTGCTGGTGCAAGATACAGAATCTGTCACCAGCAAATTACTCAAGCACAGTGTTTTCCATCCTAAAATCTCAAAACAGACCTGAAAATGTTGCAGTTACAGATCACTTGAATGCCACTTTAGGGTCTTTTGTTAGACTGGTCTTCATGCCAAAGGTTTGCTGATGAAGGGAGCTATTTGCTAGAATCGTGCTATCTTTAATGATCATTATCACTTGCACACATTATAAAACTGCAGAATGTTTAGGAGAGGTCatagaaatgttttcatgccACCGTCTTCAAGTGGCTTGGCTGCTGCAGATATTTAAATAGTTTGCATTGCAAAAAAAGCATTTGGAACATAGATGGCTGCAGATTGTGGCCATGCATTGTGACAAGTGTGTAAGTGAAGTAAATTGCATTTCAGTCGAGGTCTAAATTGTGTCTTTAGTCGTCCAGTAGCCATGcatcaaaaacacagtaactgTGAAACTTCTGTTCactgatttaaagaaataattttgttttttcctgcagaaTGTTCATGTACATCTTCCTGGTCGGACTGGTGGTCCTGATGCTCTTTGGGATGTACCAGGTCCTGGAGACGAGGACGGTATGTGTTAGTCTTCTATCAGCTTCTTCTAGGTTTTGAAGATGTGTATGCTTGGTCAACATATGTTCTTGGGAGATGGGATAAgttaacattttcagttttactaATGCAAATGTAATAGAATGTTCTCGTGTGGAATATGCACATTAACGAAGGGTGTCGTCCATCCTCCTTGCTATAAAATTGTCTCTTTAAACGGGGATAAATTGAAGTTGAAGCAGTCTCATGGATAACATGGTTTGAAAATGAGACACGTTGTTGTCTTTCTTGTTTTGCAGAAAAAGAGAATCTCAGTGAAAATAGAGAAGGGCACCGGTGGGATGAGTGATGTGGACATCAGCTGGATTCCTCAGGAGACTCTCAATGCCATGAGTATGTTCATTTTTATAGCAATAACAGACTAAATAAGTTGTTTGAGAGGTGATCTTTTGCTCATATTactgtcagtgaaaatgaagCAACACAAATATCTGATCTTTACGTCTTGTCTTACAGATAAGGCTTCCCCTAAAGCATCTCCACGGAAACGAACCAATAGGGCAGCCGGAACAGATCaataaaactgtccatcatCATTTAGTCCATCAGGCTTTCAAAGCTCATTTCCTCGCCACAGTTACCCGACTGCCTTTTACAATGGGCCATCGTTCCTGGAATGCAGATTCCATTTAAGATGTTTGTGCGGCTCTCAGCCTCTcagtctgctgctctgttgGTGTCCTggactctgctgctctgattaGGGCATTTAGACCTTTTAGACACTAACAGGACTGAACTacagttcattttttttgtgtgtgtgtgtctgtgtgtgtgtgtgtgtgtgtgtgtgtgtgtgtgtgtgtgtgtgtgtgtgtgtgtgtgtgtgtgtgtgtgtgtgtgtgagaaagatgaTAAAAGATAAACCtaaaagtcattaaaaaaaattatggaaaaacaaagagattGTGGTACCAACAGCCCCCCAATAGAAAGCTGAATACATCAACTCTGCCTGTGTGAATGCTGTGAAGTCATCATAGTTGCATTAGAGTTTAATGACATTTGATTTAGAGATTTTACCAACATTATTTGGATCAAATGGTTTTTATGACTTTAACccattcatatttcatctgtTGAGATGAAAGATGAACCCCCTCCCCTCCGTCATGTAAACACCATTGTGCCTTATCTGTACTGTATTTCTGGTGCCCTGCAAAGACTTAATGTCAAGAACAAATAGTAGACACAATTGATTAAAAGGTTACCCACTGACACCACTCTGCTTTTAGCAtcaagtcacaaaaaaaaatttgtttttcagtgggGCAATGGCAGCTGCAATACAACAAACATTAAATCAGTGTTCTCTGGAGGTTTCTACAGGTTAATttacctgtttgttttgttcacctGACTGTAAGAGGCTCAGTGGAGCAACGTTTTCTAGGTACCAGCAGTCTTTCAGATTGCATGCCAGTACTTGGTGGTAAAAGATGTGTtctcaaaaacaataaaagggtgaacaaagtgtgttttgtcccTTTTGTTGCTCTTTCCTAATTATTAGGATAAATGGACTATTCATTGGAGCTCTCATGAAGTGTTTTGAGTAACAGAGATTTTGCTAAACTTTTGGTAACCCAATATTTATATGGGTCCATAAATTCTTGATAATAatgttttcttcacatttttctggaaaaaatacagaatttgGCACAAACTAACAGAAGAAAACTAATTAAATCTGGAAAAAACTGCTTTTATGTGAaagaaatataacaataaatagTATTTAGTCAAATAAATAACTGGAGTGTTAATAAAGTTGATAAATttaaactttactttattctcCTATTTATCTTTCACTtccttgatttatttttcacctccttagttttccttttttgggtgtctttacacacatttaataaTTTGTCCAACATTTTCCCCATGCATCATTTCCTATTTTCCCTGTGCTTCAACACAACCAaagaaaataactaaaatgACAGTGTCAGAACTTTGTCTCTATTTATTTCTATGATTGCTACCAAATTAAATAGTTATACCCAGGAAATTATTAGAAAAATctaagtgagaaaatgtaaaaatgtttaaatatgagTTTTCTTGCCCTGTGATGTGGACAGGACAGGATCAGATTAAATTTAAACCACATCCGTGTGTAATAACATATATCTACTGTACTATAAGAATAGAGCGCGGCTCCTACATTGAGATAAAACCTATAAAGTACAATAAAGTCATGAAGACATCCTGATAGTCCCCCCCGTGTTGTGTGAGTGTTGCAGGAGGGTTGCACGGTGGTTCCTCCTCGGGGAGGTGAGGGCTGTCCGGTGCTGAGGGGGGAAGATGAGCTCAGCGCGCGCCGGGGGGCAGGTAACGTCAGCAGTCGGCCGGAGCaaggaaagacacacacacacacacacacacacaccaagtgtTTAACGGCGCTCAATCACTGATACAAAccgacacacacattaataatgGGCAGCTAATCAGCTCCGTGTGACTCAGTGCCGCTTTTTTATTGCGATCCATGAGCGCCTCGGCAGCATCCCGCGCCCACCGCTTGGCTTGAAATGGGATGATATGGGATTTTTCATGTCGACGAAGATCGGAGGGATTCTTGCGTTCGCCTTGGGTAAGATCAGCTCCTCCGTGGGTTTGTGTAGGCTGCGAGCCACTTTAAGGTGTTTTGACAGAGAAAACTGCCTCACgtcttattttatctttctgCATCCGAGATGTCACTGCTTGTAATCTCTATCTATCTCCATCAGTGCTGCATGTCGGTTTGTGAGACCGGTGCCGCGGCGAGCAGCTTGTAGTACACCCATCGACGGTAGATGCTGGGTGTCTATACTTAGGTGTGCAAGCTTCTGGACATGCAACATTCAGAAATAAACCCCCCACAAATGGGTTTATTCCTCTTAAATACCACTTTTGCTCATATTCAGTGCTGTAAGAGTGCTTATTTTGCGTTGTCCTCTTGAAGAATGTTGTATTCTCGACACATTTCAGCATTTAAATCGCAGGTATAGCTCTGAACAGAGCACTGCACCCCGTGTGGAAGGAATGTATGGGCTGCAGTGGTCAGGACTATTCTCTGTGGTAACATCTGCTCCACCGCCCACTGACATCTGTCTAAAGTGAAGACGACAGGAGTGCACAGATTAACAAGAGTGTTCAGATATTATCTATATAAcacaaattgaatgaaatgagaaGTTTTTGTGGGAAAAGTTGCATGATCATGAGCAGTGTTAGAAGAGTGGGGAGATGGTGGAGAAAGAGGAACCAGACTATTTCACACATGAGAAAATTGCAGATTCTAATAAATAAATTTGAATAATTCAGCTTGTGCATTTGTCAGGGACACAATGGTGCTGCTGATTCATCTTTCAAACGTGTCCATTTGAAGAAAAAAGTTCATGGAGGTTTATTAAAGTCAAATGAGCTGTCACCTGCCTGTTTCTGCAGTGTTCCTCTCCCTGACGGCGTCAGGAGACCCTGCAGATGTGAAGTGTGAGAACATTTATAAGGACTTCTCGGAGTGTGTCCTGGAGCTGGGGGAGAGCATGGACAACTACCAGGAGAACGTGACCAGCGAGAGGGGAGTGGCGGCCGTGTGCAGGTGAGAATAACTTCACCAGTCCCCCAgtagagcgtgtgtgtgtgtgtgtgtgtgtgtttttatctgaaCCAAACACTACTGATTCAGTCACTTTCAACCAAGAGCTGAAAGACAAACCAGCTGTGATGggttggaataaaaaaaactttagttAAAAAGCACTGATCTGCGGCGCTGTGTACAAAATTGTATTGCAGTTCAATTTATAATAGAGTGAGATAACACAGGCAGATACAGTGTGAGGTGTGCATCTCATGAGAAAAtactggagagaaaaagagcagatgCCATAATCTCAGAGGGAGAATAGAGGAATGAATGGTGCTGAGACACTGAGCCACTGTACTAAATAATTTATGACTTTGCTGCAGCAGTAATGAAATTCCGGGGGACGTTTTTTGTCATTGTTACTGCACGCACACTCTACAACCCCGGCACAGGATATTGAAGACAAAGATTTACACATAAGCCTTCTGTTGGATATTGCCCGCTTGCAATATCATCTGTGATATTGTTTCACTCTCTGATGCAGTTGCCATGGTAATTAAAGCTCAGTTTGACTTACTTGAAAGCCAACGTGGCCATCTGAGTGATAGATTATTGGCAAGCGACTAAATCCACGACAGCCAGTGCACGTCTGCATGCTGTAGCCGGCGTGATCTCTTGTGTGTAATGGCAGACGCCAGCGTTGATCTGATAATCCTTTGTGTGCCACAGCCACTGGGAAGCTTTCCACACGTGTGCCCTCACTGCGCTGTCCGACTGTCAGGAGGAAGTCAGCTCCATCTGGGAGACTCTGAGGCAGGACTCCAGGAAGATGCGCTTCCAGGGAAGTCTGTTCGACCTGTGCAGCCCCAGCTCCTCTCCCAGCATAAGTTCACCTCTTACTGCTCTCGCCCTGCCACTGATTGGCATGCTGATCATGTCTGGGCCCGGCTGGTCCTCTGTATAgatgggggttggggggggggggggggggggggtagtgaggagatgggaggggtgaggagggccCTCAAATTCCCCGGGGTTCAGTCCTCCTCAGTTCAAACTTAAAGCCAAGGATTTACAAGGAATAACGTTTTAATGAGGATTATTTTTGACACAGAGCCACGGAGATCTGTGGCAAGCCAATCAATATTTGCTGTGATGAATAATGTTTGAAATCTTCTCAAATACTTCAGCTTGATCCTCCCTTATGTCGAGAAAACTGATACTGACTAGTtgagaaaattacatttctgccaACTTATCAGTGCAGGCGGACTAAAGCAAACACTCTTAGAATTCAAGGGATTTCAGATACAACATGAGCAGAGTCTGATCAGTCAGACACCTGTGGCTCTGGGTTACTAATATATACAAGGAGTGGACACAATATCATGAACACCTGCAcaatgtaatgcaatacaaGAGCAGCACgataaatactataaataaagattactatagtatatattatttattatcagttGTTGTGGATTCAACTCTGAGGTCACTTTTACTGGTGACAgcaaggtgtttgtgtgtccactCCGTGTACCATGTTTTGATGGTTTTATCTTGATAGTTAGaagaatagttcgacattttgggagtTAGCTGAGAAGACCTATACCACTCTCGTGTTTGTATACTAAATATGAATATACTGCctgtagccagttagcttagcatggcTCCTACAGTTGTtccaggccaagaaatagttcagcaagcttgctgtttttaaacttttgtacggattaaagCAATGAGATATTAAATGTTAATCTAAagttagctttagaggtgctagtaggctgactgttacttttggacagagctagaCTAGCTATTTTCCACAGTTTCCTTCCttttagctaagctaagctaactgctttATATTTAGTGTATAGACATAAGACTGGTATCGATTGTCACGTCTACTTCTCGGGCAAAAAAGAGAATATGCTTATTTCCGAAAAAcgtcaaactactcctttaattAAGAGCTATAGTGTATGTTAGACTCCAAAACACAAATTGTAATCTCCAGTGAGTTTGTATAAAACACAACCAAGCCATTAGGATGTAATTTGCTGTCACAAGACAACATGTAAAGGAGCACTTCACCAAATATAACAGCAATATCTTAGCAAGTCTTAGCCCTCAGTCATTAAAAAACTGTTTGAATATGTTGTTAACTTATTGATCAGTGAAAGGACCAAACCGCAGACATTAAATCAGACACCAAAGCGAGCTACTAAACAACGTTCACATGTCCTATAGGTGAAATGCCCCTTTCATCTGTTTCAAAGtgttgtacatgtttgtgtatgtgacaatcaAGCCACTTGTGTAAAACTTTTGACCCCTTTtcccccctaaaaaaaaaacttcagccCATCGTGGCTGATGTTGCACGGCTGCTATAAAGACACCAAAAACAGACGTCCGACACGGCATCACACCTTCATCACTTTCCAGCTCCTCTCTCGGAGCCTCGCCCCACGCTTTGGTTCAGTCTTACGCTCGATCAAACTTCTGACCCTTTTGACGTTTGTGTAAAAAAGATCTGAAGTGTGAAtgttcagtgttgtttctgCTCCACCTTGTGTGAAAATGGTCGCTTGCAATTAACATATTACtaaaactttactttaaagTACTCTTAATACTGCATAAACACAGTATGTCATAGTATGCAGATAGACTACACAGGGCTGGATACAGAGCCAGAACTATAATGAaaattataataacattttaattccAGAGTACTCCtacacagtatttatttcactttaaacaCCTATAATTATTCTCTCATGAAGTCAAATTATATCCAATAGCAAAACTAATAGCTGcttatttttgtaaaatgtccatACAATTGCTTTTCTGTCAATAGCATTTCAGTTATTAATCATCAATGCACTGCATAAATATGATGTCAAACATAATAGATTCCAAACTGCGCTGCTCCAATTATCTGTTTCACGCTTTTAATCTATCTAAAATCCACAAGCGCTCAGCTTCAAAAGCAGCCAAGAACGACTGAAGTGAATCTCATCGACAGAAATAAGCTAATGGGTGCTACAGTTTGTACCAGTCATTCATTTAGCCAATAACCCGCGTGAGATATCACTAATTGTAATGGTCTTTTAATCACTATAAGTTGAATTTCCTTTACAAAAATCTCGTGTTTTTACTGCAATAGTCTCTTATATTTAGAGCAAAGTCAAATTTAATGAGCAATAGCATcaatttgttctgtttgtttgtttttgtttttccaacacTGTCGCCATTTGCATATT is a window of Enoplosus armatus isolate fEnoArm2 chromosome 3, fEnoArm2.hap1, whole genome shotgun sequence DNA encoding:
- the LOC139282629 gene encoding translocon-associated protein subunit alpha-like, whose amino-acid sequence is MFNFGSKLLLLFLLAFPCGLICHVSADSDSAEDIAEDPDAAVDEEEDDEEEVLVEEDQMQPSEGDEEDSDEAADKLLASHPDADTTIIFTTGEEFPANEIVRFLVGFTNKGSQDFTVQSLEASFRYPQDFQFYIQNFTALPLNTVVQPQAQASFEYSFIPAQPMAGRPFGLVILLNYLDTEGGVFQTAIYNQTVTITEREEGLDGETMFMYIFLVGLVVLMLFGMYQVLETRTKKRISVKIEKGTGGMSDVDISWIPQETLNAMNKASPKASPRKRTNRAAGTDQ
- the LOC139283493 gene encoding neuritin-like, which encodes MGFFMSTKIGGILAFALVFLSLTASGDPADVKCENIYKDFSECVLELGESMDNYQENVTSERGVAAVCSHWEAFHTCALTALSDCQEEVSSIWETLRQDSRKMRFQGSLFDLCSPSSSPSISSPLTALALPLIGMLIMSGPGWSSV